A region from the Vicia villosa cultivar HV-30 ecotype Madison, WI linkage group LG3, Vvil1.0, whole genome shotgun sequence genome encodes:
- the LOC131658928 gene encoding protein FAR1-RELATED SEQUENCE 5-like produces MDNMRKVGIRTTHVFGLFAHQAGGYDKDYEVFDDVLAFDATYRKNVYLCPLVVFSGVNHHNQSIVFASAIVGNEKEETYVWLLEMLVEAMGGKAPNLVIIDGDKAMRNAIKRCMLGDYEIDEFEQKLENLIAEFDLQENTWVLDMYAKCNMWAVAHIRGNFFAGFRTTYQCEGLHSFLGRYVNYENNLLEFLQHFFRAMSYMRYKEVEADFSSAHGEPVFQTQLQDLEKSIANIYTREIFFFFCDLCFKGHALAGSHIVHKQHLITHILFASIIDKV; encoded by the exons ATGGACAATATGAGAAAGGTTGGCATTAGGACTACACACGTGTTTGGGTTATTTGCTCATCAAGCTGGTGGATATGATAAG GACTATGAAGTATTTGACGATGTACTTGCATTTGATGCAACATATAGAAAGAACGTGTACTTGTGTCCACTAGTGGTGTTTTCTGGAGTAAATCACCACAATCAAAGTATTGTGTTTGCAAGTGCCATAGTTggaaatgaaaaagaagaaacatATGTGTGGCTATTGGAAATGTTAGTTGAAGCAATGGGAGGTAAAGCTCCAAATTTGGTTATAATTGATGGAGATAAGGCTATGAGAAATGCTATTAAAAGA TGTATGTTGGGAGATTATGAGATTGATGAGTTTGAGCAGAAGTTGGAAAATTTGATAGCAGAGTTCGATTTGCAAGAAAACACATGGGTTTTAGACATGTATGCAAAATGCAATATGTGGGCTGTAGCTCACATAAGAGGCAATTTCTTTGCTGGGTTTAGGACGACCTATCAATGTGAAGGCCTGCACTCCTTTTTGGGAAGGTATGTTAATTATGAGAATAATTTACTAGAGTTTTTACAACATTTCTTTCGTGCCATGAGTTATATGAGGTACAAAGAAGTTGAGGCAGATTTTTCATCAGCACACGGTGAACCTGTTTTTCAAACACAATTGCAAGATCTAGAGAAATCCATTGCAAATATCTACACAAGGgagatattcttttttttttgcgacCTCTGCTTCAAAGGGCATGCACTTGCAGGGTCACACATTGTTCACAAACAACATTTGATTACACATATACTATTTGCAAGTATCATAGACAAGGTTTAG
- the LOC131662422 gene encoding uncharacterized protein LOC131662422 isoform X1 yields MMKISGESHRQLPHFTASIAPSYSPDSDLRPYWKTSRKKFKTPGNRVRGSGSSTGRRSRPESPSLKLKIPNGGVGGGGDPVEEVCRKREKMQGAVSARKLAAGLWRMQLPEVEATGDCGTRGGLRLQQNGIGYADHPYLSNQNGVMHGSGMKNPSQRRRSIPETKDGHFCELDPSFQFSSTAMEGMTKWDPVSSKTSDEGHHIYSQMKLLDQKDSTVSALEAELEQAHVRIQELETERHSSKKKLEHFLKKVSEERTSWRSKEHEKICAYVDDIKSDLNRERKSRQRIEIVNSRLVNELADAKLLAKRCMQDYEKQRKARELIEEVCDELAKEIGEDKAEVEALKRESMTIREEMEEERRMLQMAEVWREERVHMKLIDAKVALDEKYSQMNELVAYLETFLKSVNINSNAKEIREAQSLQQATAAVNIQDIKGFSYEPSNPDDIFAIFEDVNSGEPNERDTESCIAYSPVSHASKIHTVSPEANLLSKNGLQRRSDIYIDNNCDIEEDESGWETASHVEDQGSSCSPEGSAPSVTKKGRKSNASGISVIEWEGNAGEETPLTEISEVCSVPTKPSKRISSIARLWRSGLTNEDNFKIISMEGMNGRLSNGKVSNGGVMSPEWGLDKSGLSPQDIICQLSSPESGSVHNRGMKGCIPRTGPKGSLKSRLMEARVESNKVQLRHVLKQKI; encoded by the exons ATGATGAAGATCTCCGGCGAATCTCACCGACAGCTACCGCATTTCACGGCGAGCATTGCTCCCAGCTACTCTCCCGATTCAGATCTTCGACCTTATTGGAAAACCTCACGTAAGAAGTTTAAGACGCCGGGGAATCGTGTGAGGGGAAGCGGTTCGTCGACGGGGAGACGGAGCAGGCCTGAATCTCCTTCGTTGAAGTTGAAGATCCCTAATGGTGGTGTCGGTGGTGGCGGTGATCCAGTGGAGGAGGTTTGTCGGAAAAGGGAGAAGATGCAGGGGGCTGTGTCGGCGAGGAAGCTTGCTGCTGGACTTTGGCGGATGCAGCTGCCGGAGGTGGAGGCGACCGGTGATTGTGGAACTCGAGGTGGTTTGAGACTTCAG CAGAATGGAATTGGCTATGCAGACCACCCATATCTTAGTAATCAAAATGGTGTTATGCATGGATCTGGCATGAAGAATCCATCACAAAGGCGCCGTTCCATTCCTGAGACAAAAGATGGACATTTTTGTGAG CTTGACCCTTCTTTCCAGTTTTCTTCAACTGCTATGGAAGGAATGACAAAGTGGGATCCTGTTAGTTCGAAAACATCAGATGAGGGGCATCATATTTACAGCCAGATGAAACTTTTAGACCAAAAGGATAGCACTGTTTCTGCACTGGAAGCAGAATTAGAGCAGGCACATGTGCGGATTCAGGAGCTTGAGACTGAGCGCCATTCCTCCAAAAAGAAACTTGAGCATTTCTTAAAGAAAGTCAGTGAGGAAAGGACCTCATGGAGAAGCAAAGAGCATGAGAAAATCTGTgcatatgttgatgacattaaaTCAGATTTGAACCGAGAAAGGAAAAGTCGCCAAAGGATTGAAATTGTCAATTCCAGGCTGGTTAATGAGTTGGCTGATGCTAAGTTGTTAGCAAAACGTTGCATGCAGGACTATGAGAAACAAAGGAAGGCCAGAGAATTGATTGAGGAAGTTTGTGATGAGCTTGCTAAGGAAATTGGAGAAGACAAGGCTGAAGTTGAAGCATTAAAGAGGGAATCTATGACAATTAGGGAAGAAATGGAGGAGGAGAGAAGGATGTTACAGATGGCTGAAGTGTGGCGCGAAGAACGTGTTCATATGAAATTGATAGATGCAAAAGTTGCTCTTGACGAAAAGTATTCACAGATGAATGAACTTGTAGCATATCTTGAAACCTTTCTCAAGTCAGTAAATATAAACTCAAATGCTAAGGAGATCAGAGAGGCACAATCACTTCAACAGGCTACAGCTGCTGTGAACATCCAAGACATCAAGGGATTTTCCTATGAGCCATCCAATCCAGACGATATATTTGCCATTTTCGAAGATGTAAATTCTGGTGAACCCAACGAGAGAGACACCGAGTCATGCATTGCTTACTCACCGGTGAGTCATGCTTCAAAGATTCACACGGTTAGTCCTGAAGCCAACTTGCTAAGTAAGAATGGTCTTCAGAGACGTTCTGACATATATATTGATAACAACTGTGATatagaagaagatgaaagtggatgGGAAACGGCGAGCCATGTTGAAGATCAAGGATCAAGTTGTTCACCCGAAGGGAGTGCCCCTTCGGTGACTAAGAAAGGTCGAAAGAGCAATGCCTCAGGGATAAGTGTGATAGAATGGGAAGGAAATGCAGGTGAGGAGACCCCGTTAACTGAAATAAGTGAAGTCTGTTCAGTACCAACTAAACCATCTAAGAGAATATCATCCATAGCAAGGCTTTGGAGGTCAGGACTGACAAATGAGGACAATTTCAAGATTATCTCTATGGAGGGAATGAACGGGAGGCTTTCAAATGGAAAGGTATCTAATGGGGGAGTCATGTCTCCCGAATGGGGACTTGATAAAAGTGGACTGAGCCCCCAAGACATTATATGCCAATTAAGTTCTCCTGAGTCGGGAAGCGTGCATAATCGAGGCATGAAAGGCTGCATTCCGCGTACTGGACCAAAGGGTAGTTTGAAGTCAAGACTAATGGAAGCTAGGGTGGAAAGCAACAAGGTTCAGCTGCGCCATGTTCTGAAACAGAAGATTTAG
- the LOC131662422 gene encoding uncharacterized protein LOC131662422 isoform X2, which translates to MMKISGESHRQLPHFTASIAPSYSPDSDLRPYWKTSRKKFKTPGNRVRGSGSSTGRRSRPESPSLKLKIPNGGVGGGGDPVEEVCRKREKMQGAVSARKLAAGLWRMQLPEVEATGDCGTRGGLRLQNGIGYADHPYLSNQNGVMHGSGMKNPSQRRRSIPETKDGHFCELDPSFQFSSTAMEGMTKWDPVSSKTSDEGHHIYSQMKLLDQKDSTVSALEAELEQAHVRIQELETERHSSKKKLEHFLKKVSEERTSWRSKEHEKICAYVDDIKSDLNRERKSRQRIEIVNSRLVNELADAKLLAKRCMQDYEKQRKARELIEEVCDELAKEIGEDKAEVEALKRESMTIREEMEEERRMLQMAEVWREERVHMKLIDAKVALDEKYSQMNELVAYLETFLKSVNINSNAKEIREAQSLQQATAAVNIQDIKGFSYEPSNPDDIFAIFEDVNSGEPNERDTESCIAYSPVSHASKIHTVSPEANLLSKNGLQRRSDIYIDNNCDIEEDESGWETASHVEDQGSSCSPEGSAPSVTKKGRKSNASGISVIEWEGNAGEETPLTEISEVCSVPTKPSKRISSIARLWRSGLTNEDNFKIISMEGMNGRLSNGKVSNGGVMSPEWGLDKSGLSPQDIICQLSSPESGSVHNRGMKGCIPRTGPKGSLKSRLMEARVESNKVQLRHVLKQKI; encoded by the exons ATGATGAAGATCTCCGGCGAATCTCACCGACAGCTACCGCATTTCACGGCGAGCATTGCTCCCAGCTACTCTCCCGATTCAGATCTTCGACCTTATTGGAAAACCTCACGTAAGAAGTTTAAGACGCCGGGGAATCGTGTGAGGGGAAGCGGTTCGTCGACGGGGAGACGGAGCAGGCCTGAATCTCCTTCGTTGAAGTTGAAGATCCCTAATGGTGGTGTCGGTGGTGGCGGTGATCCAGTGGAGGAGGTTTGTCGGAAAAGGGAGAAGATGCAGGGGGCTGTGTCGGCGAGGAAGCTTGCTGCTGGACTTTGGCGGATGCAGCTGCCGGAGGTGGAGGCGACCGGTGATTGTGGAACTCGAGGTGGTTTGAGACTTCAG AATGGAATTGGCTATGCAGACCACCCATATCTTAGTAATCAAAATGGTGTTATGCATGGATCTGGCATGAAGAATCCATCACAAAGGCGCCGTTCCATTCCTGAGACAAAAGATGGACATTTTTGTGAG CTTGACCCTTCTTTCCAGTTTTCTTCAACTGCTATGGAAGGAATGACAAAGTGGGATCCTGTTAGTTCGAAAACATCAGATGAGGGGCATCATATTTACAGCCAGATGAAACTTTTAGACCAAAAGGATAGCACTGTTTCTGCACTGGAAGCAGAATTAGAGCAGGCACATGTGCGGATTCAGGAGCTTGAGACTGAGCGCCATTCCTCCAAAAAGAAACTTGAGCATTTCTTAAAGAAAGTCAGTGAGGAAAGGACCTCATGGAGAAGCAAAGAGCATGAGAAAATCTGTgcatatgttgatgacattaaaTCAGATTTGAACCGAGAAAGGAAAAGTCGCCAAAGGATTGAAATTGTCAATTCCAGGCTGGTTAATGAGTTGGCTGATGCTAAGTTGTTAGCAAAACGTTGCATGCAGGACTATGAGAAACAAAGGAAGGCCAGAGAATTGATTGAGGAAGTTTGTGATGAGCTTGCTAAGGAAATTGGAGAAGACAAGGCTGAAGTTGAAGCATTAAAGAGGGAATCTATGACAATTAGGGAAGAAATGGAGGAGGAGAGAAGGATGTTACAGATGGCTGAAGTGTGGCGCGAAGAACGTGTTCATATGAAATTGATAGATGCAAAAGTTGCTCTTGACGAAAAGTATTCACAGATGAATGAACTTGTAGCATATCTTGAAACCTTTCTCAAGTCAGTAAATATAAACTCAAATGCTAAGGAGATCAGAGAGGCACAATCACTTCAACAGGCTACAGCTGCTGTGAACATCCAAGACATCAAGGGATTTTCCTATGAGCCATCCAATCCAGACGATATATTTGCCATTTTCGAAGATGTAAATTCTGGTGAACCCAACGAGAGAGACACCGAGTCATGCATTGCTTACTCACCGGTGAGTCATGCTTCAAAGATTCACACGGTTAGTCCTGAAGCCAACTTGCTAAGTAAGAATGGTCTTCAGAGACGTTCTGACATATATATTGATAACAACTGTGATatagaagaagatgaaagtggatgGGAAACGGCGAGCCATGTTGAAGATCAAGGATCAAGTTGTTCACCCGAAGGGAGTGCCCCTTCGGTGACTAAGAAAGGTCGAAAGAGCAATGCCTCAGGGATAAGTGTGATAGAATGGGAAGGAAATGCAGGTGAGGAGACCCCGTTAACTGAAATAAGTGAAGTCTGTTCAGTACCAACTAAACCATCTAAGAGAATATCATCCATAGCAAGGCTTTGGAGGTCAGGACTGACAAATGAGGACAATTTCAAGATTATCTCTATGGAGGGAATGAACGGGAGGCTTTCAAATGGAAAGGTATCTAATGGGGGAGTCATGTCTCCCGAATGGGGACTTGATAAAAGTGGACTGAGCCCCCAAGACATTATATGCCAATTAAGTTCTCCTGAGTCGGGAAGCGTGCATAATCGAGGCATGAAAGGCTGCATTCCGCGTACTGGACCAAAGGGTAGTTTGAAGTCAAGACTAATGGAAGCTAGGGTGGAAAGCAACAAGGTTCAGCTGCGCCATGTTCTGAAACAGAAGATTTAG